The DNA segment CGTGGGGTTGTCATTGAAGAAGATCACCGCGAGGTAGGGGAGCATTACGAGCGTCGTGACGGGGGAGATCACGGCGCCAAGATCCTCCTGGCGCGACACGAGCGAGGCCGCCGCCGCGAACATGGAGGCGAGCAGCACGAACCCGAACACGAAGAACACCACGAACCACGTCGCCGACGGGCCCACTTCGGCGAGCACGGAGCTCTGCCGCGTGATGAGCAGTCCGATCGACCCGAACAGCGCAATCAGCAGAGTCTGCCCGAACGAGAGGATGCTGTTGCCGACCACCTTGCCAGCGAGCAGCAGCCGGGCGGAGATCGTCGCGAGCAGCAGCTCGACGATGCGAGTCTGCTTTTCCTCCACGACGCTCTGCGCGATCGTCGAGCCGAAGGTGATTGTGGAGAGGAAGAAGACGAGGCCGAAGCCGAGCGCGACAAGGTAGGCGAAAAACGGATCCTGCTCTGCCGGATCGAGGATCCGCACGTCGGGCGCGATACTGAGCTGGGCAATGAGGCCGCCGGGCGCCGCGTCGAGGCCGATCACGGTGATCCCGAGCGGGGAGACCTCCGAGTTGGAGACGATTCCGGCGTCCACCTCGCCCGCGCGCACGAGCTCCTCCACCTCGGACACCTCGCTTACGAGGGTTTGGGCATATCCCGACATGTCGGGCAGCGCGTTGATGACCGAGCGCTGGATCGCGACTTTCGGCAGCTCGGCGTTCGCGCTCGCGATGCCGCCCACGACGATCGAGCCGAGCACAATGGCGAGCAGGATGCCGGTCGACACGAGAAAGCTCCGGCTGCGCAGCCGCGCAATGACCTCCCGGGCGGCGACGAGGCGGATGACGTTCGCCGCCGACAGCTTCGGCCGCGGGGCGTCGACGGGGCTGGGCGTGGCGTGCGCAGTCATTGGATGACCTCCCGGAAGATCTGGGCGAGCGACGGCCGCTTCCGTACGAAGCCCCTGACGGTGTCGGCGGCGATCGCCCGGCGGAGCACATCCTGGGCGAACGGCGGGGCAGCCACGTCAAACAGGGCACGACCGCTGGCGAGCTCGACGACGCGCACCCCGGGCACCTCGCGCACCCAGCTGGCGTCGCCGGCCACGAGAAGCTCGTAGCGCTGCCCGGAGTGCTCCTCGCGCAGGCCCTCCCTCGACCCGGTCGCGCGGATGCTGCCGTCGGCGATCACGACGAGGTCGTCGCAGAGTCGCTCGACGATGTCGAGCTGGTGCGAGGAGAACAGCACCGGGGCACCGGCATCCGCTCGGGACTTGAGCACCGTGAGCACGGTCTCGACGGCGATCGGGTCGAGGCCGGAGAACGGCTCATCGAGCACGAGCACTTCGGGATCGTGCACGAGGGCTGCGGCGATCTGAGCACGCTGCTGGTTGCCGAGCGACAGGCTCTGCACCGTGTCGCCTGCTCGCTCGCCGAGGCCGAGTTGGTCGAGCAGATCCGCGGTGTTGCGCTTCGCTGTGGCCCTGTCGAGCCCGTGCAGCCGGGCCAGGTAGACGAGCTGCTCGGCGACGCGCATCTTCGGGTACAGGCCGCGTTCCTCCGGCATGTAGCCGAACCGGCGTCGGTCCTCCGGGAGCAGGTCGTCGCCGTCGAGACGCACGGTTCCGGTATCCGCGCTCAGCACGCCGAGGATGATCCGCATCGTCGTGGTCTTGCCCGCGCCGTTGCTGCCGACGAATCCGGTCATGCGTCCCGGCAGCACATCGAAGGTAACGTCGTGCAGCACCTGCCGGTCGCCGAAGGACCGGCCGACCCCGCGTAGCTCGAGCATCCACGCCTCCTAGCGTTCCCTCAACTTTAGGTGGAGGAGGGTGTCGTGACGATCAACGCTCAGGCGCAGGTGTCTAGGCTCGCAGCATGAAAGCAACTGTGATCCATGGCGCCCGCGATGTCCGACTCGAGGAGGTGGCGAGCCCGGTCTTGAGCACCGGGGGAGACGCGATCGTGCGTGTGGTCGCGGCGTGCGTCTGCGGCTCTGACCTGTCGCCCTATCGCGGCGTGACCCCCGTCGAGGAGCCGACCCGCATCGGTCACGAGTTCGTCGGCATCGTCGAGGAGGTTGGGCCGGATGTCGCGCGCATCAAGGTCGGCGACTTCGTCATTGCCCCGTTCTACGACTGCGACATGACCTGCGCGAACTGCCTCAACGGAGTCAGTGCGTCGTGCCTGCACGGCGGCTGGTGGGGCAACGGCGACCGGATGGGAGGCTTCGCCGACGGAGCCCAGGGCGAATTCGTGAGGGTGCCGCACGCCGACGGCACGCTCGTTGCGACGCCGGAACAGCCGGACGCCGCGCTCGTACCGAGCCTGCTGGCGCTCTCCGACGTGATGGGCACCGGCCACCACGCGGCCGTGTCGGCCGGAGTGGGCGCCGAAAGCACCGTGGTCGTGGTCGGTGACGGCGCGGTCGGACTCTGCGCGATCCTTGCCGCGCGTCGCCTCGGAGCCTCGCGCATCGTCGCGATGTCCCGTCACGCCGACCGCCAGGCGCTCGCCCGCGAGTTCGGCGCGACCGACGTGATCGAGGAGCGCGGTGACGAGGGCGTCGAGCAGGTGAAGGCGCTCTTTGACGGGCTCGGCGCCGACTGCGTGCTCGAGTGCGTTGGCACCAAGGAGTCGATGGACCAGGCGATCCGCTCGGCCCGTCCCGGTGGCATGATCGGCTATGTCGGTGTGCCGAACGGCGGCGCGGAGCTGCCCATCCGTCGCCTCTTCGGCACCAACGTCGGAGTGAACGGCGGGGTCGCGCCGGTGCGCAACTACATCGAGGAGCTGCTGACGGAGGTGCTCGCGGGCACCCTCAACCCCGGCCCGGTTTTCGACCTCGAGCTCCCGCTGTCCGAGGTTGCGGAGGCCTACGCCGCGATGGACGAGCGCCGCGCGACGAAGGTGCTGCTGCGGCCGTAGCGCACTATGCGCCCCGCATCCGCCCGCATCGCCCCTCATCGCCCCTCATCGCCCCTCATCGCCCAGCAGCGCCTCTCAAATGCGGTGAGAGTACGTGAAATGGTGCCTGCGGATGCTGAGGAGCAGCCGTTTCGCGTACTCTCACGATGCTGCGGGCGGCTGGGTCCTCACTGCCGGATGCGTGAGGCCGGCCAGCGGCTACAGCCGGATGCGCTGCCCGTTGAGCACGAAGGCTGGCGCATCCCAGAGCGAAACGACCCGCTCGGCGAGCATCTCGACGGGGGTGAAGCCCTCCTCGTCACCGAGCGCCTTGACCACGAAGGACACCGCAGCCGAGTTGCCCGGCTTCGCCCACGCGCTCGCGATCGACGCGACCCAGGTCTCCGCGGCGCCCTTCAGGGTCGCGTAATTCGCGTTGCCCCAGGTCGGCTTGTCGACGGCGGTCGAACTGACGATCGCGAGCCGACCGGCCTCCGACGCCCCGAGGTCGTTGCGCAGTGCGGCGGAGGTGTGCCGCAGGGTGGTCATGACCCGCTCCTCGAGCCAGACCCAGTCACGGTCGGCGTGCCCGGAGCGCCAGCCGCCAACGAGGTGGATGAGACCGTCGACCGAGCCGACCTCGTGGTGGACGGCGCGCACCAACTCCTCGACCGCGCCCCCATCGGCGAGGTCGCAGACGAATCGGTGCTCGGCGCGCACGCCGGCGAGCTTGTCCATCTTCGATCCCACGGCGACCACATTGGCCCCGGCGTCGGCCAGCGCCGCGCACACCGCGTGACCGGCCTCACCCGTCGCGCCCGCGACCATGACCGTGCGGCCGAAGACACCGCGAACGGCGGCATCCGTTTCTGTAACGTTCGACATGTTCTCCACCTTCGATTCAGAAGTGCCTGATCCGAGCGTAGCCACCACGCGGGGGTGTGGGAGGGGCCTTCGGACCTCAGGTCGACGGCCCCCGCCCGCTACGCGCTTTCCGCCGTGATCCCCGCGGTCGACTCGATGACCGCGGCCATCTTCTTCGAGAGGGCCTCATAGAACATCGAGAGCGGGAATTCGTCATCGAGCACGGCATCCGTCAGTCCCTTGGCCGGACCGTCGAGCGGCAGCTCGCGGGTTGCCCACTTCGAGGCCGGATGCGGCGTCAGCGTCGCCGCGACGAGGTCGTACGCCGCGAGCCAGTGCGCCACCTTGGGACGGTCAATCGAACGCCAGTACAGCTCGTCGATCTGGGCACCGAGGGCCACAATTACGTCGGGCACGTCGGCCCAGTCGATCGTGAGGCGCGTGTCGGTCCAGTGCAGCACGTGGTGCTGGTGCAGCCACGCGAACAGCAGCTGCCCGCCGACGCCGTCGTAGTTGCGCACCCGGCTGCCCGTGAGGGCGAACCGGAAGATGCGGTCGAACAGCACCGCGTACTGCACGAGCTTCGCGTGCTCGCGCGTCACATCGTCGGTGTCCTCCGCGCGGGACATCCGCACCGCCTCCCGGTACGCGGTGAGGTCGCAGCGCAGTTCCTCGAGCGAGTAGAGGAAGTACGGCATCCGCTGCTTGATCATGAACGGGTCGAACGGCAGGTCGCCGCGCATGTGCGTGCGGTCGTGGATGAGATCCCACATCACGAAGGTCTCTTCGGTGAGGTGCTGGTCGTCGAGCAGCGCCGCCGCGTCCTCCGGCAGTTCGAGCCGGGTGATGGATGCCGCCTGGCGCACGACCCGGCGGAACCGGGCGGCCTCACGGTCGGCGAAGATCGCGCCCCAGCTGAAGGTGGGGATCTCGCGCATCGCCACCGTCTCGGGAAACAGCACCGCCGAATTCGTCTCGTAGCCGGGGGTGAAGTCGAGGAACCGGATCGGCACGAACAGCTTGTTCGAGTACTCGCCGGCTTCAAGCTCGGCGACGAACTCGGGCCAGATGACCTCGATCAGAACCGCTTCGACGAGGCGGCTGCTGCTGCCGTTCTGGGTCACCATCGGGAACACGACGAGGTGCCGCATCCCGTTCACGCGGGTGTGTTGCGGCTGGAACTCGGTGAGTGCATTGAGGAAGTCGGGAACCCCGAACCCGCTCGCCTCCCACCTGCCGAAGTCGTCGTCGAGCGCCGCGAGGTAGGCGGCATCGTGCGCGAAGAGCGGCGCCAGATGAATCACGCTGCGGCGGATCGTCGCGACGAGTGCGCGGACCTGTGGGTGGGCGGCCTCGTCGGGGATGCTCCCGTCTTTCAGCTGGTGCGCCTGCAGGGCGGTCGCTGCCGCCTTGAGCTCCTGCCAGGCGGGGTGCGCGATGAGCTCGGATGCCGAGGCGCCGGCCTCGTCTTCGAGAACCTCGGGTTCCCCGACGACTGCTGTGCTGGTGCTGATGCGTTCTGACATGGGTGGACCTCCGATCCTCGTGAGTTGTGGCCCGGGCGCAACAAAAACGCCCTTCGTTCCGAGCCTAACGAGCAATCCGCGCTTTTTGCTTGCGATCGGCGCTCGAAACACGCGTCGGAGGAGGTCTCGGCGGCCGTGCGCGCGCGCCGTCAGAGCCCGTGAAGTCAGAGACCGTGCAGCGCGAGCCATCCGCCGAGCACCCGGTTGAACGCCTCGGGGCTCTCGACACTGGGCAGGTGGGCGGCGTCGGCGAAGCGCGCGCTCGTCACCCCCGGGATCGTGGCGGCGAGAAATTCGAAGGCCGCGAGCTGCTCGGTGACGTCGCTCTCACCGACAGTGACGAGCGCCGGCATCCGCAGGTCGAGCAGCCGGTCGAACGCCGGCGGATCGAGGTGCTCGGGCCGGGGCCGCTCGCCGACCCTGGCGAGGTTGGTGCGGTTGAGCGAGTAGGCCAGGTCGACGAATTCGGGGTCGAGCCGGGTCTGGTCCCTCGTCGGGCCGATCGACCAGAGTCGCACTTCGAGCTCGTTGAGCGCCGCCCAGTCCTCCGCGGCGAAGGCGCGGTCCATCGCGTCGAGAATCTCGTGCTCACGGGCGGACGGCTCCAGGTCGGGGAAGCCGCTCGGGCCCGAGCCGACCGTGGCGAGGCCCGCGACCCGGTCGGGGCTCTCGAGGGCGAGGTCGATCGCGATTCCGCCGCCTCTCGAGCATCCGACCACGGTCGCCCTGGCGATGCCGAGGTGATCGAGGAGGTCGCGCGCGTCCTCCCGGTCGGAGAAATCGACATTCCGCGTCGAGGTATTGCCGAACCCCCTCGTGTCGTACCGGATGACGAAGTGGTCGCGGTCGAGCATCGGCACGAGGCCGTCCCACATGCGCAGGTTGGCGACTCCCGCGTGGATGAGCAGAACGGCGGGGTCGGATATGTGGCCGGCGGTCTCGTAGTGGAGGACGGCTCCGTTGACGTCGAGTTGTGGCACGTATCGAGGTTATCGCGGCGGGTGGGAGGTGCGCGAGGAAGTCTTGCGCGGCAGCGCAGGCCGGCAGTGCGGCTGCGGCAGACTGGAGCCAGCGCGCGTGCAGCCGACGCATCGTGAGCCAACACGTCGAAGGGGGAGCATGCAGGGGATACTCACCGGGTTCGGCATCATCGGGTCGGTCATCGCCGTCGGCTACATCGTTGGCCGTACCGGGATCCTTGGCCCGCACGCGCGCTTCGTGCTCAGCCGGATCGTGTTCTTCGTGCTCTCCCCGTCGCTGCTCTTCACCGTGCTCGCGGATGCCGACGTGAAGGTGCTCTTCTCGTCGCTGCTTGTCGTGGCGGCGATCACGGCGGTCGCGTCGTTCGTCATCTACGGAGTGGCCGCGTTCGCGATCTGGCGCCGCCCGCTGCCGGAGGGGGCGATCGGTGTCGCGGCGTCCGGCTGGGTCAACGCGAACAACATCGGTATTCCCGTGGCGGTGTACGTAATCGGCGACGCGGCAAGCGTCGCTCCGGTGATCATGCTCCAACTCATCGTCTTCACCCCGATCCTGCTGACGATCCTCGACGTCGCCACGAGCGGTCGCACCTCGGTTGCGCGTGTGCTGTCGCAGCCGCTGCGCAATCCGATCATCATCGGCTCGGTGCTCGGCGCGATTCTCTCCGTGACGCAGGTGGAACTTCCGGATGCCGTCATGGAGCCGTTCCGGCTGGTCGGCGCCGCCGCGGTGCCGGTGGTGCTGATCGCGTTCGGGATGTCGCTGCACGGGCAGCGCGCGCTCGCCGCGGGCACGCAACGCCGCGACGTGATTCTCGCCTCCTCGATCAAGCTCGCGGTCATGCCGCTCCTGGCCTGGATGCTCGGCCGGTTCGTGTTCGGCCTCGACGACGACCAGCTCTTCGCGATCGTCGTGATGGCTGCGCTGCCGACCGCGCAGAACGTGTTCAACTACTCCCAGCGGTACGACCGCGGCGAGATCATCGCGCGCGACACGGTGCTCATCACGACGATCGGCTCGGTTCCCGTTCTGCTCGTGGTCGCGCTGCTGCTCAACTGAGCTAGAAGATCATCGGGCGGTCGTCGTCTTCGAGGCTGCCGAGATCCACGTCGACGACGACGGGAACGTGGTCGCTGGGCGCGTCGCCCTTGCGCTCGTCGCGGTCGATCCGCCCCGCGGTGACAAGCTCGTCGAAGCCGTGGGAGCCGAGGATGAAGTCGATCCGCATGCCCTCGTTGCGCGGGAACCGCAGCTGCTGGTAGTCCCAGTAGGTGTATCCCTCGACCCCGCGCGTGCGCAGCGCATCGATGAGTCCGGCCTTCTCGAACGCCGCAAAGGCGTCCCGTTCGGGCTGGCTCACGTGGGTGTGCGCCTCGAACAGCGCAATGTCCCAGACATCGGTGTCGAGCGGGGCGATGTTGAAGTCGCCCATGAGGGCGAGAGGCTGGTCCGGATGCTCGGCGAGCCAGCCCGAGGTCTCCGCGGCGAGCTTCGCGAGCCAGTCGAGCTTGTAGGGGTAGTGCGGATCGGTGAGCCCACGCCCGTTCGGCACGTACAGGCTCCAGAGCCGCACCCCGTTTACCGTCACTCCAAGCGAACGCGCCTCCTGCGGTAACGCGCCGCTCTCGTCGGGCTTGCCGAAGCCGGGGGCGGAGTCGAATCCGCGCGTCACGTCCTCGATCGGCAGCCGACTCGCGAAGGCGACGCCGTTCCACTGGTTGAGACCATGCAGCACGACGTCGTAGCCGGCTTCGTCGAACGGCGCAAAGGGAAACTGGCTCTCCTTGCACTTGATCTCCTGCATCGCGAGCACGTCGATGTCTTCGCGCACGAGCCAGTCGACGACGCGACCGACTCTCGTTCGAATCGAATTGACGTTCCAGGTCGCTACTCGCATGCGTTAACGCTACCGGCGACGCGCTGACTACCCGCACCGCACCCCTTTGTCAATCGGCCTGCGCCGGGCGGCGCACCGATCTACGGTCGAGTCATGGTGCGCCGCAATCGGTCCGAGAATCACTACTCCACAACGGATGCGCTGGAGTGGTTCCTCTCGTCGGAGGCGGCCACGGAACTTCACCGGCCCGTTGATTCCCTCCCGGACCCCGCGCCGGACCCGCACCCGGACCCGGCGCCACCACGCCACCGGACACCGGCAGCACGCCACCCGGCTCCGCGGCCACCAGCATCCTTCGACCCGCACCTTGTCGCGTTGTCAGTTCCGGCCCGTCCCAGGGCAACCTCCGGCAAACGCCACCCGACGCTGCGGATGGCGGAGGTG comes from the Marisediminicola antarctica genome and includes:
- a CDS encoding alpha/beta fold hydrolase, with protein sequence MPQLDVNGAVLHYETAGHISDPAVLLIHAGVANLRMWDGLVPMLDRDHFVIRYDTRGFGNTSTRNVDFSDREDARDLLDHLGIARATVVGCSRGGGIAIDLALESPDRVAGLATVGSGPSGFPDLEPSAREHEILDAMDRAFAAEDWAALNELEVRLWSIGPTRDQTRLDPEFVDLAYSLNRTNLARVGERPRPEHLDPPAFDRLLDLRMPALVTVGESDVTEQLAAFEFLAATIPGVTSARFADAAHLPSVESPEAFNRVLGGWLALHGL
- a CDS encoding exodeoxyribonuclease III, whose protein sequence is MRVATWNVNSIRTRVGRVVDWLVREDIDVLAMQEIKCKESQFPFAPFDEAGYDVVLHGLNQWNGVAFASRLPIEDVTRGFDSAPGFGKPDESGALPQEARSLGVTVNGVRLWSLYVPNGRGLTDPHYPYKLDWLAKLAAETSGWLAEHPDQPLALMGDFNIAPLDTDVWDIALFEAHTHVSQPERDAFAAFEKAGLIDALRTRGVEGYTYWDYQQLRFPRNEGMRIDFILGSHGFDELVTAGRIDRDERKGDAPSDHVPVVVDVDLGSLEDDDRPMIF
- a CDS encoding ABC transporter ATP-binding protein; translation: MLELRGVGRSFGDRQVLHDVTFDVLPGRMTGFVGSNGAGKTTTMRIILGVLSADTGTVRLDGDDLLPEDRRRFGYMPEERGLYPKMRVAEQLVYLARLHGLDRATAKRNTADLLDQLGLGERAGDTVQSLSLGNQQRAQIAAALVHDPEVLVLDEPFSGLDPIAVETVLTVLKSRADAGAPVLFSSHQLDIVERLCDDLVVIADGSIRATGSREGLREEHSGQRYELLVAGDASWVREVPGVRVVELASGRALFDVAAPPFAQDVLRRAIAADTVRGFVRKRPSLAQIFREVIQ
- a CDS encoding SDR family NAD(P)-dependent oxidoreductase, whose translation is MSNVTETDAAVRGVFGRTVMVAGATGEAGHAVCAALADAGANVVAVGSKMDKLAGVRAEHRFVCDLADGGAVEELVRAVHHEVGSVDGLIHLVGGWRSGHADRDWVWLEERVMTTLRHTSAALRNDLGASEAGRLAIVSSTAVDKPTWGNANYATLKGAAETWVASIASAWAKPGNSAAVSFVVKALGDEEGFTPVEMLAERVVSLWDAPAFVLNGQRIRL
- a CDS encoding DUF6421 family protein, with protein sequence MSERISTSTAVVGEPEVLEDEAGASASELIAHPAWQELKAAATALQAHQLKDGSIPDEAAHPQVRALVATIRRSVIHLAPLFAHDAAYLAALDDDFGRWEASGFGVPDFLNALTEFQPQHTRVNGMRHLVVFPMVTQNGSSSRLVEAVLIEVIWPEFVAELEAGEYSNKLFVPIRFLDFTPGYETNSAVLFPETVAMREIPTFSWGAIFADREAARFRRVVRQAASITRLELPEDAAALLDDQHLTEETFVMWDLIHDRTHMRGDLPFDPFMIKQRMPYFLYSLEELRCDLTAYREAVRMSRAEDTDDVTREHAKLVQYAVLFDRIFRFALTGSRVRNYDGVGGQLLFAWLHQHHVLHWTDTRLTIDWADVPDVIVALGAQIDELYWRSIDRPKVAHWLAAYDLVAATLTPHPASKWATRELPLDGPAKGLTDAVLDDEFPLSMFYEALSKKMAAVIESTAGITAESA
- a CDS encoding ABC transporter permease; the encoded protein is MTAHATPSPVDAPRPKLSAANVIRLVAAREVIARLRSRSFLVSTGILLAIVLGSIVVGGIASANAELPKVAIQRSVINALPDMSGYAQTLVSEVSEVEELVRAGEVDAGIVSNSEVSPLGITVIGLDAAPGGLIAQLSIAPDVRILDPAEQDPFFAYLVALGFGLVFFLSTITFGSTIAQSVVEEKQTRIVELLLATISARLLLAGKVVGNSILSFGQTLLIALFGSIGLLITRQSSVLAEVGPSATWFVVFFVFGFVLLASMFAAAASLVSRQEDLGAVISPVTTLVMLPYLAVIFFNDNPTVLTVMSYIPFSAPVGMPMRLFLGEALWWEPLVSLLVLAVTTGFVIVVGARIYSNALLRTGTRVKLREALRG
- a CDS encoding zinc-dependent alcohol dehydrogenase family protein, which codes for MKATVIHGARDVRLEEVASPVLSTGGDAIVRVVAACVCGSDLSPYRGVTPVEEPTRIGHEFVGIVEEVGPDVARIKVGDFVIAPFYDCDMTCANCLNGVSASCLHGGWWGNGDRMGGFADGAQGEFVRVPHADGTLVATPEQPDAALVPSLLALSDVMGTGHHAAVSAGVGAESTVVVVGDGAVGLCAILAARRLGASRIVAMSRHADRQALAREFGATDVIEERGDEGVEQVKALFDGLGADCVLECVGTKESMDQAIRSARPGGMIGYVGVPNGGAELPIRRLFGTNVGVNGGVAPVRNYIEELLTEVLAGTLNPGPVFDLELPLSEVAEAYAAMDERRATKVLLRP
- a CDS encoding AEC family transporter, whose amino-acid sequence is MQGILTGFGIIGSVIAVGYIVGRTGILGPHARFVLSRIVFFVLSPSLLFTVLADADVKVLFSSLLVVAAITAVASFVIYGVAAFAIWRRPLPEGAIGVAASGWVNANNIGIPVAVYVIGDAASVAPVIMLQLIVFTPILLTILDVATSGRTSVARVLSQPLRNPIIIGSVLGAILSVTQVELPDAVMEPFRLVGAAAVPVVLIAFGMSLHGQRALAAGTQRRDVILASSIKLAVMPLLAWMLGRFVFGLDDDQLFAIVVMAALPTAQNVFNYSQRYDRGEIIARDTVLITTIGSVPVLLVVALLLN